TATCGCAGCTTCAACCTCTGAATCGAGAGCTGATGTTGCTTCATCTAGAACCAACAGCGGAGCATTCTTCAGAAGTACACGTGAGATAGCGACACGTTGACGCTGACCACCAGAAAGCTTGACGCCACGTTCACCCACTTGAGCATCGTAGCCAACGTTACCAAACGGGTCAGTTAGCGTTTCGATAAACTCATGAGCGTGTGCCTGTTTGGTTGCGGCATACACTTCTTCATCTGTTGCCTCAGGACGACCGTAAAGAATGTTGTCTTTGATCGAACGGTGCAGCAGTGAGGTATCTTGAGTCACCATACCTATGTTGCTACGCAGAGAATCTTGAGTAACGCTCGAGATCTCTTGGTCATCAATCAGGATGCGACCACTTTCTACATCGTGGAAACGCAGCAGTAAGTTAACTAGGGTCGATTTACCTGCACCTGAACGGCCAACCAAGCCGACTTTTTCACCCGGTTTGATGTTGAGGTTTAGGTTGTTAATCACACCCTTATTCTCACCGTAGTTAAAGCTCACGTTGTCGAAGTTTATGCCACCCTGTGGCACATCCAAAGGCTTAGCGTCTTTTTTGTCTTCAATAGCGATAGGCTTAGATAGCGTTTTAATGCCATCAATCACTGTACCTAGGTTTTCAAACAAGCCACCAATTTCCCACATGATCCATTTCGACATGCCGTTAATACGCAGAGCTAAGCTGACCGCAATCGCAATTGCACCTACGGTGATCGCGTTATCTAGCCATAGGTAGATAGAGATACCGGCAATGCTGAACACCAACAAGTAGTTAGCGAATTCAACGCAGATGTTGAAGCCAGTAACCAAGCGCATTTGGCGATGGACTGTGTCTAGGAAGCCTTCCATGCCTTCTTCTGCGTACTCGGTTTCTCTTTTACTATGAGAGAAAAGTTTGACCGTAGCGATGTTGGTGTAGCTATCCACAATGCGACCCGTCATCAACGAGCGAGCATCCGCTTGTTCTGAAGACACATCTTTCAGCTTTGGTACGAAGTGCAGTTGAATGCCAACGTAAATGAACAACCAAATCAACATTGGAGCCATTAAGCGCCAATCCGATTCAGCGAGCATGAACAGCATCGCTGTAAAGTAAACCGTCACGTAAACAAACACATCGACCATTTTGGTCACGGTTTCACGCACCGCGAGCGATGTTTGCATGACTTTGGTGGCAACACGCCCGGCAAAGTCATCTTGATAGAACGACAAACTTTGCTTCAAAAGGTAGCGGTGCGCTAACCAACGAATCGACATTGGATAGTTGCCCAGCAAAGTTTGGTGAAGCAATAGCGAATAAACACTGATCAAGATTGGCATCACGACCAGTAACAGGATACCAAGCCCCATCAGAGTGGATTGGTTGTCTGCTAAGAAGGTGTCCGGGTTGCTAGTTGATAGCCAGTCAACCAGTTGTCCCATGTAACCGAACAGCGCAACTTCGATGATCGCGATGGTCATGCTCATCAATCCGAGCAAGATCAACGGTTTTTCAAAACCACGAGTGTAATGGCGGCAAAATGCCAGTATTCCAGTAGGAGGTTGTATTGGCTCTCCCTTTGGAAAGGCTTCAGTAAAGCCTTCAAATTTCTTGTACATAGTTTTCCCTTTATAAGCTACTGCATCTTTGAGCTAGAGCATCGTGATGTGCAGCTTTTTTTTATAGTCTTGATTTGAATTTTTCAGTTTTAGTTTGAAATTATATAAGTGCCAACGCGTTCTTATAAGTATTAAGCCATTCGATAGATTTTTGTTTAGTTCTTATGTAAGTGCTTAGTTCAAGTGACACAGAACACTTCCAAAGAGTGTCTTTCATGAAGCTAATTTTAGATTGAATTAGGCAGGAAAAGTTAAGCTTATTTCAAACGTAATTGATGGTTATGCAACGGTGATAATCCTAACGTTAAATGGATTAAATTGTAATCAAAACTCGTGTGGAGTTGAAAAATGAAATGAGAATATTTATCCAGTAAATTCTTTAACGAATATGCATACAGTTGGTTCTTTCTGATGTGCTGTTATCTTGCAGTAAAAATTACCGACTAATCTAAAATCCGCAGTAATTACTTGGGATAAATATTCAAATCATTGTGATTTTCAGTGAATTTTGTCGTAACAAGTTGTTTACAATTCTGAGGTAAATAAAAGATAGGGACGGTTAAAATGTTAAACCTACACAAAAAATCACTGCATATTACTAATGTTCAAAACGCAAATTGCGTTGTTATGGTGCCGCCAAAAGAATTTAAATTTAACGAAGAAACAGCCCGTGATAACGAGTTTCAGCACAGAGTCGATCTGACTGAAGCTGAGGTAAAGTTAGAAACGATGGCCGAGTTTAAGGCTATGGTGGTTTCGCTACGTAAAGAAGGTGTGCAAGTTGTAGAGTTTGATTATCCGGAACTGGGTGTTGAAACCCCTGACGCAGTGTTCCCAAACAACTGGTTCAGTACTTGTAGTGATGGAAGCCTATTCACTTTCCCTATGGCGTGTGAAAACCGTCAAAATGAAGTTAAGCCGAATGCACTTATTGAAGCGTTGGAAGCGTCTGGTCGCATTGTTAATCACAGTGAGTCTATGGAGTCGTACGTTGCTCAAGGTTCTTATCTAGAGAGCACTGGCGTGATGGTGATCGACCATATCAACAAGACCATTTATGCTGCGCTTTCACAACGTTGTGACCGCGAAGTATTGGAAGATTACGCGAAGCGCATTGGCTATTCTCGCGTGGTCTCGTTCCAAACGGCATTACCGTCTGGTCAACCGATTTACCATACCAATGTGATGATGGCGATTGGTGATAACTTCTGCGTGATCTGTGATGAAGTGATCCCTGAATTTGAACGCCGCTTTGTGGTGAAATCTCTTGCTAAAGACAAGCAGGTTATCTCTATCTCAATTGATCAGATGAACCGATTTTGCGGCAACATTTTGCAACTGGAGACGGTTAATGGCGACAAGGTGATCGCGATGTCTCAATCGGCTTACGATGCGTTTTCTCCAGCTCAG
The nucleotide sequence above comes from Vibrio atlanticus. Encoded proteins:
- a CDS encoding ABC transporter ATP-binding protein, translating into MYKKFEGFTEAFPKGEPIQPPTGILAFCRHYTRGFEKPLILLGLMSMTIAIIEVALFGYMGQLVDWLSTSNPDTFLADNQSTLMGLGILLLVVMPILISVYSLLLHQTLLGNYPMSIRWLAHRYLLKQSLSFYQDDFAGRVATKVMQTSLAVRETVTKMVDVFVYVTVYFTAMLFMLAESDWRLMAPMLIWLFIYVGIQLHFVPKLKDVSSEQADARSLMTGRIVDSYTNIATVKLFSHSKRETEYAEEGMEGFLDTVHRQMRLVTGFNICVEFANYLLVFSIAGISIYLWLDNAITVGAIAIAVSLALRINGMSKWIMWEIGGLFENLGTVIDGIKTLSKPIAIEDKKDAKPLDVPQGGINFDNVSFNYGENKGVINNLNLNIKPGEKVGLVGRSGAGKSTLVNLLLRFHDVESGRILIDDQEISSVTQDSLRSNIGMVTQDTSLLHRSIKDNILYGRPEATDEEVYAATKQAHAHEFIETLTDPFGNVGYDAQVGERGVKLSGGQRQRVAISRVLLKNAPLLVLDEATSALDSEVEAAIQESLIELMEGKTVIAIAHRLSTIAAMDRLIVLDQGNIVEEGTHQELITQNGIYAQLWNHQTGGFIGDDLEQTTSA
- a CDS encoding arginine deiminase-related protein, translating into MLNLHKKSLHITNVQNANCVVMVPPKEFKFNEETARDNEFQHRVDLTEAEVKLETMAEFKAMVVSLRKEGVQVVEFDYPELGVETPDAVFPNNWFSTCSDGSLFTFPMACENRQNEVKPNALIEALEASGRIVNHSESMESYVAQGSYLESTGVMVIDHINKTIYAALSQRCDREVLEDYAKRIGYSRVVSFQTALPSGQPIYHTNVMMAIGDNFCVICDEVIPEFERRFVVKSLAKDKQVISISIDQMNRFCGNILQLETVNGDKVIAMSQSAYDAFSPAQLAQLSTHGKLLPFNVKTIEDIGGGSVRCMLGEVFLPTRVNRL